The genomic stretch TTTTCTAACCTATGTCCCGTATGTTTTGCTTTACACTGAAAACAAAcgaattttggaaaataatgacAGACACAACATACTTGATATTTACAATGGCTTGTGACAAATATAATAcctgaaaataatttctaattttccatttattattgctatttagTCACAGAAAAGATTAACAACTCTCCAAGAAATTTATTTTAGCATATGCCATATAttgatataattgatataataattttatatgaaCAGAACCATTGCAGAAGTAACTAAGGTGGTGCCCTtacaaggaaataaaggaaaggcAATAAAGAAATTCTTCCATATAAAGACTTTCgatttgcatcattttttcaaaatataaaaccttAATATTAGAAGCgaagagaaaaagagcaaaaaaaaaaataaaacagaagaccAAGGATAAGGAATTGCTCTATGCAGATGTTTGGCATATGTAGTATATATGTATGAACTgagttataataaaaatacttatgtATTATAGTCAATTTTCATATAGAGTTAGAAACAGCAATTTCCAATCAAGCATGACTGGactgatattttctcagtcttcaCATGACGAATTACAACTGTATAGCAGTCACTTCTGGTCAGCAGTATCATGATAAATGCTTGATAAGATACAATTTTTCTCCTTGTTCACTTGTAAAAATTGGTGCCTTTTTGTAATGTTCTACAAGTTCTTCCATGGTGCTGAATTTACGCTGCCCAATGCAGTAGACAGTCTCTTTTAGTTGGACTTTAAAatgcttgtttttcccttgtgctTTTAGTGATACTGAAAAATCATTtggctaaaagagaaaaaaattttgaaagacatctattagcatttttatattaaactaGTAACAGCTAAAATGTGAGCACTTTAAGTACTAGGCACAATACTAAATTATTTACATGAATTATCTCCTTTATGCCTCAAAacaaacccattttacagatgaaaaaaaaatcaaggctgAAGAGAAGCTGAGTTGCCTAAGATCATCCATCTAGTTAACaaaagagccaggattcaaatcgaAGCAGCCAGACTCTTAAGTCTCTTAACTATTATGCTCTACCTAACACCAGGGCAAATCCTTTAGTTTAACATCTGAAGCATAAAAACTATCTTCTCTCCATTCAAACTACTGgagaaacataggagaaaatccaAGACATCCACCCCTTTTCAATTAGTAGCTAACAGTAGCTGTCTTACAGAGTAAATACTCTGAAATCTCAAAGATGAAGGACACAAAAATGAGAACTAATTTAAACTCTAATAAGAGATCATAAACTCAAATGCCTATAAGGggcaaaaaagaaatgtaaacaatgGCCAGGGTGGCTATATAGGGGGAAACAACAGTACATGGCCAATCTAAAGGAGGTGGCCACTTAACTGCCAATTGTTGCCTTGTAGGAATACGGCTCAACCGTATTGATAGGCCTtccaattttaaaagggaaatctGATGTCTAAATTCTTATACTAAATCTcccaatatttaaaaactgacaatgaattcaaatgtttaaaaacactGTGCAGGTCAAATGAAATATGCCTATTTGAGACCTCTACTTTAAAAATTCGACTACTAAAAGTAatggtatattttggataatatctATGCTTAATTACCCACAAGAAAATACACAGTATTTTGCAATCaagttttaggtttttttttttttaaccttacacTCTTCTGAATAGTCTATATCAACCTCTTATACAGTTACTGCCAAAGTTTCAAGCAGTGGGTTTCTTGGAAACATCTTATGGTTATTTACCACCCACTCCAGGGTCACTCCCTTCTAATCCTTCTGCCCACTGCTTGTCCTAGAAAGTAGGGCCAGGTCAGGCACCTAACAGAAAACAAATCCCACCACTCTTCCCTATCATAAATCACCTTCTCCTTCTGAGGGGTTATGTACAGGCCCCCATTTCCTGAACTTCACATCAGGCAGTTCAATTAATTTCAATCTCGCCCTCTCATCtttcccacccctcaccccttaaacacacacacacaccactcaaaCAGAtaggtcttctttctttctttcaaccttCTATACAATCATACATTAACTTTTgtacaaatacatatacacaaaaaaagCCAATACTACTCATGGAAAAGTAGTGATATCCTTtatcaaggaaaaataaaggcCATTTTTAAGGGAAATGAGTATTGTCAAATTCTAAAATCCTAGATAGTACCCAAAAGAGCCCACAAAACTATTTTCTTATTCAATTTTTAtggttttacagttttattgttttactagTATTGGAACAGAATTTATCTTTTATTGCAAATGCACTTCAAATACAGAGTGCATGTTCAAATGGGTTTCTGAGGTATGTAATAGTGTATTCCAACGTCCAAACaagcaatttataaaaaaaccaaatatcaattttttaaattcagggaTTTCCTTTATTGTAAGGATGACAGTGTATCCATTATgcaatttaagaaatgttttcccAGTTTAGTCTACTGCATTGTTTTACTCTCAGTGAAGAAACCAGTGttcaattttctccatttttcagtttaatgcaaaagaaaatatttcaggaaGGCAAAACCAACAGTACTAGGACAAGGCTTTTAAATAATCCAGGGTAGGGCTAtatattactaaaaataaatacacttgGAAAGAACACTGACTTTCACTAAGaaactttacatattttaacaaatatactACCTGGTTAATTTTAGGGAagccacttaacttctctaatcttctatttatttttttaatactcagAGTTCTATTTCCATTTACCTTTGAAAACCAACTTACCGAAGATTCACTATCACGAATGAGGAAATCACCTTCATGCCCTCTTTCATTTAATGCCATTTCTGCTTGGTGCCTGGTGACTTTCCCATAATACCATGGATTGCCAGCAAACTTTCCAGTGAGTGAAGGCCTAATGTAATCACACTGTGGAGGCGATGGTTCCAAACCTGAGGTTAATGGATTATTCTGCATAATGGTAACATAGTTTTTCGGCACCAGACCAACCATTCCATTGATCTTCCTGCATTTCCACCACTCAGGGTCATTTTCAGGTTTTTCAATAACATCCATTACATCGCCTTTCTCAAAATTAAGTTCTTCATCATTGGACGAGCTGAATGGGTAAAGAGCCTGTACCACATGTAACACTTGCCCAGTATTTAGGTTACTGACGACTGCTGCTAATTTCTCTGACAAAGAACCCACATGGTCACCCAAAGGACTGTCGCCTTCCTCAGTCACATAGTTTGAAGGGAACCATCCAACATGTCCATTGTAGCTACCCCGCCACCACCCATCACTGCATTTCTCCATGACGATCACCTTTGTCCCTTTTATCAATGACaattcatcctctctctctgccatgtagTTAAATTTTACATAAGCAGGCATGTTGAGGTCATACAGACGTTCCCCTGGGTCAACAAAGCTATCATCAGCAGGAGATGCAGAATCTGGCACActaggttttcttttcacttttccaatgcctgtttaaataaaaaagggtaatgagaatataaaataatgataatcaaAAACACCAATTTATTCATTATTAAGAAAGTATCTTCAATTCTGTAATTCCTTCAAGCCTTTTAACTAAGATAACAaattccgtccttccttcctttttccctccctctcactctttctctttctttctttacatccTCACGACTTATAAAGGCTCCAGCAAACCCATATTCTTCTTGTCTTACTTTATTAACTGAGATTCTATTAACTTgatgtatagaaataaaatagtaaCTTAAATCACAATTTTACATGCAATATAAAATTGTAGTTAAGTCTAGGTAATCCTCCCATTTGCTTTCTTAGTTCCCAAGACCCAGGTTGCTCTATTTATTTTAcctcatgtttattttaaaataatatatccaCAGCAGCAGAGACTTTTGCTGACTTTGTTCATGGATATAATCCCAAGGATCTCATACAGTGCTTAGTACACAGGAGatgcttaatatatatttgttaaaagaatgaaaaaaataaccaaatggtaCTATCATCACAAATGTATGCTACAGCAACTTTAGTCAGGCATTTTCACCGCTGCTCACTTGAAAACTAAGGCATTCCTAGGTAAAATTTCTCAAATACTTTCTCACTATCTCAAAATTCTTTCTCATTACCcttactctttttcttctcccaagttccCAACCTCTGATCCTTCTGGGTTCTTAATACCTACCATCTTTCCTGCCTCTTTTTGGGACTCTTGACCATCCTTGTTCCCCTCCCACTCACTCCCTTCTATTGTCTAAAAACACATTTAGATCgcttttattccaaaataaagttACTTCAACTCTGCTATTGTTCTTTAACTACATCATTCTTTATAAAACtgtcttccctttttccttcaaCTTTTTCACCACTCACTCACTCCTAACGCCTTATAATCTGGTTCTCTATCTCCACCAAAACTACTCAATTTGTCATCTCTTCACTGCCAAATTAGTCCCTTTTAGAGCCCTCGGTCTTTTCAAACTCTCTATACAGCAACCAAGATCACAGATAACTCTGTAcaacattttctccttctttaatTTCCCCGAGAGTCTCCTGTTTTCCCTACTGACCTGTTTAAATATTCTTGTGTTCTTCTGTCTGGGTTCCTCTAAACCTTGTTATAAAATTGGATTGTACTTGCTTACTTGTCCATCTAGTAAGAGTGAGTTTCCTGGGGGCAGTAAGCTGGATCTTATTACCTTGTATCTCCAGCACTTAGCAGTAACTATACTAGTAGCAGGAACAAAGTGAATGTTTGCTGAAAGAACAAGTGAATGATTCCTTTGTTGAAAGTGTTTCCCAAGATGCCATGCTTGGACTTAGCCTCTGCTTCAAGGAAATCATACACTTTCACTTTCTATAACTTCTGTATAGAAGGTTCCAAGGTCTCTTTGTAGCTCTAAGCTGGAATTCAAGCATTACAATTCCAAATGTCACTAGACATCTACAGAATGAATGTACCATCAGCACCTCAAATACAACCTCCATGTCCAAATAAAAATAACCTCTCCAAGATCAATAAATCAActaactccctccctcccaatttccttccttctggttAATGATGTATCATCATCATGAAAAATTCATACATCAGGGATTTCTGGCACAGCAGGGAACTCTAGCGTTCCATCCCTCCAAAAGAGTAATCAATGAGCTGGCGAATACCGTCAAAATCAACTTTTGCGGAACTCCAGAATCTAGtaaaaaacttataaaaactAGCTACGCTTAGGGAATAAAGAAGCTGCTGCTTTGTAGTAAGAGAGCACTATAGCATTTTAAGCTGCCTGCCTAATATCTCTTAAATCCCAAATCAGTGGTGGCTGTGAGGATAGCAAACTGAACTCCTAATGCCAGACAGAACAATACAGATCTTATTCACAAAGAATTGTAATTGTGCGTTTCAACCTATCTGGAAGCTACCTGAAGGACCGGCACAATGACTTGCCTTGGTTTCACCTGACTTGGAGCATTCCCAGGGCTAGGATGTTTTCTGCTGAAATCATTTAATTGATGCAGCAGACTGGTCGAAGAAACAACAACTAGGATAAGAAACAGATAAAAAATCCTAGGAAGGAAAAGTTTGAGTAAGGACACAAATGGGGTAATAAGGGCTTTGAAAAGCCCCTGTGTATACCAGAAAATCAAGAAAGCCACACACATAGCCAGAACCGGCACTTGTTCAGCAAAGGCCTGAGAAGACCCTGAGCTTTCACCTATTGCTGACCTTCAAGCTCTGAAGAAGCAGTAAGTAAAGGCTAAGGAAGAGTTGCAAATGGCCTGGCTAAGTGttgaaagaggtttttttttccttttcttttggtttcacGTGTTTAAGAAAACTCTTTCAAAACACTGGCTAACAACTAAGCAAAAGAACACAGATGTGTGTGATCACACAATGACACAGACTTTATAAAAAGAGTttagaaaagtcactaaacaagcaaacaaaacaaccaCAATAAGAAGCAACAACAAACCCTAAGGACAAGGTAGAATCTGATGCTGAAAGAAAAACGTATCAATCAAGAATTccatgtccatatatacactatcaaacgtaaaacagacagctagtgggaagcagccacatagcagagggagatcagttcggtgctttgtgaccacctagaggggtgggatagggagggtgggagggatggagacgcaagagggacgagatatggggacatatgtatatgtataactgattcactttgttataaagcagaaaccaacacaccattgtaaagcaattatactctaataaagttaaaaaaaaaaaaaagaattccatgtCCAGCAAAAGTGTCCTTTAAAACTGAAGAAGTTAAGATACTCCCAAGGTAAACAAAAACTGAAGGAGTTTGTCACACTACACCTGTGCTACAAAAAACGCTAAAGAGAGTCCTCCAGGCTGAGATGAAAGGTCACTAAAGTCATATGAAGAACAGTGGTAAAGGTGGCTACACTGTAAATATAAAAACCAGTTACATTTTTAGCTTGTAAGTCCTCTTTTATTCTTATATGATTTAAGATGCAAATATATAAAACGGTAATTTCAAATCTAGGTTAATGggcacacaatgtataaagacaaaactataaaagAGCAGACTTTTGTATACTATTGAAGCTAAATTTGCATTACTTCAAACTTGATTGTTAAAAAGTTAAGATGCTAATTGTAATCCACAGGGTGATCactaagaaaaaaactaaacacactgaaaaagaaatgagaacaaaacaaaatgtgcatcataaaaaaatcaattatatgcaaacaaagcaactgagaaaggattaatccccaaaatatacaagcagctcatgcagctcaatatcaaaaaaacaacccaatccaaaaatgggcagaagacctaaatggacatttctccgaagacgacatacagatggccaacaaacacacaaaaagatgctcaacatcactaatcactagagaaatgcaaatcaaaaccacaatgagggtatcacctcacaccggtcagaacggccatcatcaaaaaaatctgcaaacaataaatgctgaagagggtgtggagaaaagggaatcctcctgcactgttggtaggagtgtaaattgatacagccactatggaaaacagtatggaggttccttaaaaaactaaaaatagaactaccatatgacccagccagaccactactgggcatataccctgagaaaaccataactcaaaaagatacatgcaccacaatgttcattgcagcactatttaccatagctaggacatggaagcaacctaaatgtccatcaacagatgaatggataaagatgatatcactcatacatacaaatggaatattactcagccataaaaaggaacgaaattgagttatttgtaatgaggtggatggactctgtctgtcatacagagtgaagtaagtcagaaagagaaaaacaaataccgtatgctaatgcacttacatggaatctaaaaaaagtggtactgatgaacctagtggcaggcagggcaggaataaagatgcagacgtagagaatggacttgaggacacagcaggggaaGTGGAAGCTGGGATAAAGTTAgaaagtagcactgacatatatacacgaccaaatgtaaaatggatggctagtgggaagctgctgcatagcagagggagatcagcttgatgctttgtgatgacctaaggggtgggatagggagggtgggagggaggctcaagacagaggggatatgaggatatatgtatacatacagctgattcactttgttgtacagcagaaactaacacaacattgtaaagcagttatacttcaattaagatatgaaaaaaaatcaattataaaagGTAGTAATAAAagaattgaggggaaaaaaggtataagacatatagaaaaaacaaacagcaaagtaTCAGAGGGCCTTTCCTATCAGTAATTTCTTGAAATGTTGGACTAAAAGGTAAATAAAGATTGGCAGAATGAATTAAGAAAATATGATCCAACACTATGCTATCTATAAGACACTAACTTCAGATCCAAAGATGCAAACAggtttgaaagtgaaaggatccaaaaagacattccatgaaaatggtaacaaaagactttaagacaaaaatcgTTACAGGAGACAAAGGACATTATATGTTGATAACAAgtcaatccatgaagaagatttaacaattatagatatatacacacctaacaacagagcggcaagacataaagcaaaaactaacagaattaAAGGGATAAATTGACAGTTCTACgatatagttggagatttcaatacctcactttcaataatggatagaacaaaagaccacaaacctgaaatcatataaaatatcttctctgaccacagtggaatgaaattcagaatcaataacagaaaggaaaatgggaaaatttacaaatatgtggaaat from Pseudorca crassidens isolate mPseCra1 chromosome 5, mPseCra1.hap1, whole genome shotgun sequence encodes the following:
- the NCK1 gene encoding SH2/SH3 adapter protein NCK1 isoform X1 → MAEEVVVVAKFDYVAQQEQELDIKKNERLWLLDDSKSWWRVRNSMNKTGFVPSNYVERKNSARKASIVKNLKDTLGIGKVKRKPSVPDSASPADDSFVDPGERLYDLNMPAYVKFNYMAEREDELSLIKGTKVIVMEKCSDGWWRGSYNGHVGWFPSNYVTEEGDSPLGDHVGSLSEKLAAVVSNLNTGQVLHVVQALYPFSSSNDEELNFEKGDVMDVIEKPENDPEWWKCRKINGMVGLVPKNYVTIMQNNPLTSGLEPSPPQCDYIRPSLTGKFAGNPWYYGKVTRHQAEMALNERGHEGDFLIRDSESSPNDFSVSLKAQGKNKHFKVQLKETVYCIGQRKFSTMEELVEHYKKAPIFTSEQGEKLYLIKHLS
- the NCK1 gene encoding SH2/SH3 adapter protein NCK1 isoform X2, whose amino-acid sequence is MDWLKVFKIFFSIGKVKRKPSVPDSASPADDSFVDPGERLYDLNMPAYVKFNYMAEREDELSLIKGTKVIVMEKCSDGWWRGSYNGHVGWFPSNYVTEEGDSPLGDHVGSLSEKLAAVVSNLNTGQVLHVVQALYPFSSSNDEELNFEKGDVMDVIEKPENDPEWWKCRKINGMVGLVPKNYVTIMQNNPLTSGLEPSPPQCDYIRPSLTGKFAGNPWYYGKVTRHQAEMALNERGHEGDFLIRDSESSPNDFSVSLKAQGKNKHFKVQLKETVYCIGQRKFSTMEELVEHYKKAPIFTSEQGEKLYLIKHLS